The Acidimicrobiia bacterium sequence CCTGCGGGCCGCCCGTACCGGCGCCGATGACCGCGACGACGTTGCACCACGCGGAGAGCCGCTCGTACGGGCGCTCGACACGGTGCCACGGCTGGACGGACACGATGCCACCGCTCGCCGAGGCGCGACGTGCGAGTGCGGCGACCGCACCGGGCGCAGGCTCGGTGTCCGCGTCGAGGAAGACGAGAACGTCGCCGTCGGCGGCCCGCGCGCCGCGCCAGCATGCCCACGCCTTCCCCGTCCAGCCGGCGGGCGCATCGACCGGCACCACGCGTGCACCCGACGTGCGGGCGATGTGCGCGGTCTCGTCCGTCGATGCGTCGTCGACGACGACGACCTCGTACGGATGGGGCGAGGCCGCGCCCAGACACGCGAGCAGACGTGGAAGGCGACGCGCCTCGTCGCGAGCGGGGATGATCACGGAGACGCGCGGCGCGTTGCCGGGTCGTCCACCGGTGTGAGACGCGAGCTGATGGCGCCGGCCCGCGAGCAGACAGCCGCCCAGCCATCCCGCGACGAGCAGCGCGACCGACCAGGCGTTCACAGCGGACCGATCGCGCGGCGGCTGCGCCCGCGACCGGCCCACTCCCACAAGAGGAGCACCAGCGCGAGCAGCGCGAAGCCGAACAGGAAGTCCTCGACCGGGATCGACCAGGGAAATCGGACCCCGATCGTCGCCGCACTCCGATAGCGGACGATCGGCGCACTCCGCTTGGTGAGCCAGCCGTCGACGGGAATCTGGAACGCGAAGCAGATGACCATCGTCACCCAGAATGCGACACGCCGGAACAGACCGGTTCGCAGTAGGGCGAGCTCGAGCGCGACCACGGCGACGACCGCACCGGCTGCCGTGCCGGTGTACTCAGGCACGCCGCGTGTCCCGCTCGAGCAGGCCTCCGACGACTTCGTACGTGAGCAGGGCGCAGAGTGGGACGACGACGAGGAAGACGAGCTCCTCGAGCGGGATCGCGACCGGCGCCTGCCAGCCGGTGACGTAGCGCCTGGCGAACCACCAGTCGCCACGCGCGATCGCGACTGCGTCCCACGCGGCGAACAGTGCGACCGCGGGTACGAGCGCGCACAACGCGCGTGCCGGGCTGCGGTAGACACGAGCACCGAGGACGAGCTCGAGCGGCAGCGTCACGACGATGCACGCACCCATCAGGGCGAGGTACTGGAACTGGTCCACGAAGGCCCTCCCGACAACCGCCGCGACTTTAGCGATAAATGCTACGGTGCGCCGTCCCCGGGGAACGGAGTGGGATGCCGGATCGACAGCGCGTGCTCTCGCTGGAGGAGGCCGCCGAGCGTCTCGGCGTGCACTACATGACGGCATACCGGTACGTCCGCCTCGGACGGCTCCCCGCCCGGCAGGTCAACGGGCGATGGACGGTTCGCGCGGCCGATGTCGCGGCGCTCACCCGTCGAGCTCACGCCCCACGTGCCCGCACGGCACCGCGATTCTCGCAGTATCGCGATCGGCTGCTCAGGCGCCTCCTCGAAGGCGACGAGGCGGGAGCGTGGGGTGTCGTCGAGGCTGCCCTCGCAGCCGGCGCGCAGCCTCGCGACATCTACCTCGGCGCCCTCGCACCCGCCCTTCGCGAGGTCGGCGATGAGTGGGCTGCCGGGAGGATCACGGTGGCCGACGAGCACCGCGCCGCTGCCGTCGCGAGCAGGCTCGTCGGGCGTCTCGGCCCGAGGTTCGCGCGTCGGGGCCGACGCCGGGGAACGGTCGTGCTCGGCGGTGCGCCCGGCGACGAGCACGGACTGCCGGCCGCGATCCTCGCTGACCTGCTTCGCGGCGAGGGCTACGCAGTGGTCGACCACGGCGCGAACACGCCCGTGGATTCGTTCGTCGGCGCAGCGCGCGGTGCGGACGCGCTCGTCACGGTCGGAGTCAGTGTCGCGACCGGTGGGAACGAGCGACGCGTCCGGTCCGCGGTACGAGCCCTCCATCGCGCCGTGCCCGGCGTGCCTGTCCTCGTCGGGGGTCCGGCCGTCCCCGACGACGACACGGCGCGCTCGCTCGGCGCCGACGGCTGGGCCGCGGACGGAGCCGGCGTCGTGACGGTCCTCGAAGCTCTCACGCGTCGCGGGGCGTGACGCAGACCTTCCCTCCACGCAGCCCTACCCTCCCCGTGCCCGACGAGCGAGCGCTCGAACGACCGCAAGAGATCAGGAGCGCGACGAGACGATCGAGAGCGACTTCACGACGAAGCCGAGCCCTGTCGGCGACGGCTGAAAACTGACCCCCTATCGACGGCCGAAAACTGACCCCCCTTCCTTGCGGTCCACCACTTGGGGTGGTGGGCCTCGGACCCTGGCTCGGTGCCGAGCTGGGGAGGAAGGACGTGATCAGCGTGGAGGGCTGGGCCGAGATCCGTCGGCTGCACCGTGCGGAGGGGGTCTCGATCAAGGAGATCGCGCGCCGTCTCGGCATCGCTCGGAACACGGTGCGCGATGCGCTGCGTTCGCAGGAGCCGCCGCGTTATGAGCGACAGCGACGTGAGTGGGCGGTCGACGCGTACGAGGACCGGATCCGTGATCTGTTGCGCGCGCATCCTCGGATGCCGGCGACGGT is a genomic window containing:
- a CDS encoding lycopene cyclase domain-containing protein; protein product: MDQFQYLALMGACIVVTLPLELVLGARVYRSPARALCALVPAVALFAAWDAVAIARGDWWFARRYVTGWQAPVAIPLEELVFLVVVPLCALLTYEVVGGLLERDTRRA
- a CDS encoding lycopene cyclase domain-containing protein translates to MPEYTGTAAGAVVAVVALELALLRTGLFRRVAFWVTMVICFAFQIPVDGWLTKRSAPIVRYRSAATIGVRFPWSIPVEDFLFGFALLALVLLLWEWAGRGRSRRAIGPL
- a CDS encoding B12-binding domain-containing protein, giving the protein MPDRQRVLSLEEAAERLGVHYMTAYRYVRLGRLPARQVNGRWTVRAADVAALTRRAHAPRARTAPRFSQYRDRLLRRLLEGDEAGAWGVVEAALAAGAQPRDIYLGALAPALREVGDEWAAGRITVADEHRAAAVASRLVGRLGPRFARRGRRRGTVVLGGAPGDEHGLPAAILADLLRGEGYAVVDHGANTPVDSFVGAARGADALVTVGVSVATGGNERRVRSAVRALHRAVPGVPVLVGGPAVPDDDTARSLGADGWAADGAGVVTVLEALTRRGA